Proteins from a single region of Chryseobacterium sp. W4I1:
- a CDS encoding ATP-dependent DNA ligase — MKHFADLINALETTNKTNAKIDAIIDYLERAPDEDKVWFIALFTGKRPKRNVNTNYMKEWALEITELPFWLFQESYSSVGDLGETISLILPPPSHKIDRTLSQWMLDIVNLKDKSETEKKAFVLQSWNGLDYTERLIFNKLLGGSFRIGVSDKTLINALTKFTSQESSTLMHSLMGKWIPGEASFHELISAENINPDNSKPYPFCLAYPLEKELEDLGDPNDWQIEYKWDGIRGQIIRRNDEVFIWSRGEELVTDQFPEIKDTVLAMKGNFVLDGEILAVKDSNVLNFNELQKRLNRKTLTKKMLTDIPIQVFVYDLLELEGTDLREKPIAARRAMLEELLLNETPENIKLSKVIDFEKWEDLNLIREESREINSEGLMLKQKNSVYHSGRKKGDWWKWKVSPLTIDAVLIYAQKGSGRRSAYYTDYTFAVKNGDVLVTIAKAYSGLTDKEIMEVSKFVNKNAIEKFGPVRTVKAELVFEIAFEGIGFSSRHKSGVALRFPRIVRWRKDKTVAEIDELEEIKKLIQ; from the coding sequence ATGAAACATTTTGCAGACCTTATCAATGCCCTGGAAACCACCAATAAAACCAACGCAAAGATAGATGCCATCATCGATTATCTGGAACGTGCTCCCGATGAAGATAAAGTATGGTTTATTGCTTTGTTTACAGGAAAAAGACCCAAAAGGAATGTCAATACCAATTATATGAAAGAATGGGCGCTGGAGATCACAGAACTGCCTTTCTGGTTGTTTCAGGAAAGCTATTCTTCGGTTGGAGACCTGGGGGAAACGATTTCCCTCATCCTTCCTCCGCCTTCACACAAAATAGACCGTACACTTTCCCAATGGATGCTGGATATTGTTAATTTAAAAGACAAGTCAGAAACCGAAAAAAAAGCATTTGTGTTGCAGTCATGGAATGGTCTGGATTATACTGAACGTTTGATATTCAATAAATTACTCGGTGGAAGTTTCAGAATTGGGGTTTCAGATAAAACCCTCATCAATGCTCTTACAAAATTTACTTCACAGGAATCAAGCACTTTGATGCACAGTCTGATGGGTAAATGGATTCCCGGAGAAGCCTCTTTTCACGAACTGATTTCCGCAGAAAATATCAATCCGGATAATTCAAAACCCTATCCTTTCTGCCTCGCTTATCCACTGGAAAAAGAATTGGAAGACCTCGGAGATCCTAATGACTGGCAGATTGAATATAAGTGGGACGGCATCCGTGGACAGATCATCCGGAGAAATGATGAAGTCTTTATCTGGTCAAGAGGTGAAGAGCTGGTAACCGATCAGTTTCCTGAAATCAAAGACACCGTTCTGGCCATGAAAGGCAACTTTGTTTTAGATGGAGAAATACTTGCGGTAAAGGATTCTAATGTTTTAAATTTTAATGAATTACAAAAAAGATTAAACAGGAAAACTTTAACAAAAAAAATGCTGACGGATATTCCGATCCAGGTTTTTGTTTATGACCTTTTGGAGCTTGAAGGAACCGACCTTCGGGAAAAACCAATTGCAGCCAGACGGGCCATGCTTGAAGAATTACTGTTGAATGAAACTCCCGAAAATATTAAACTTTCCAAGGTCATTGACTTTGAAAAATGGGAAGACCTGAATTTAATAAGAGAAGAATCCAGGGAAATCAACAGTGAAGGACTAATGCTCAAACAGAAAAATTCGGTTTATCATTCCGGAAGAAAAAAAGGCGACTGGTGGAAATGGAAAGTAAGTCCGTTAACCATTGATGCCGTCTTGATTTATGCCCAAAAAGGAAGCGGAAGAAGAAGCGCCTACTACACCGATTATACATTTGCCGTGAAAAACGGCGATGTTCTTGTCACCATCGCAAAAGCCTATTCCGGATTGACCGATAAAGAAATCATGGAAGTCAGCAAATTTGTCAATAAAAATGCTATAGAAAAATTCGGACCTGTACGAACAGTAAAGGCTGAGCTTGTTTTTGAGATTGCTTTTGAAGGTATAGGATTCAGCAGCAGGCATAAAAGCGGTGTTGCTTTAAGGTTTCCAAGAATCGTAAGATGGCGGAAAGACAAAACAGTGGCAGAAATTGATGAACTTGAAGAAATAAAAAAACTCATCCAATAA
- a CDS encoding ligase-associated DNA damage response exonuclease: protein MKLITFTKEGIYCPQGKFYIDPWRPVDMAVITHGHADHARWGMKKYLCHHFTKPILYQRIGLDIECQSAGYGEVIMLNGVKVSLHPAGHIIGSAQIRLEYKGYVTVISGDYKVQEDGLSTPFEVVKCHEFVTESTFGLPIYNWLEVPDLNKKLQSWVLKNKENSKTSVFVGYSLGKAQRIMKAVEGMGKIHVHYSIGKLNKAFEEVGIVLPDYEVPDFRESIKHADGDIVIVPPALLDSNVIKKIPDAATAICSGWMQVRGARRWRSADAGFPMSDHADWKGLLQAIKATEAEIVHVTHGQTEVFSKYLNEIGIKADVVQTQFGEDEEDAEKEIIENPQP from the coding sequence TTGAAATTAATAACATTCACAAAAGAAGGAATTTACTGTCCGCAGGGAAAATTTTATATTGATCCCTGGAGACCAGTCGATATGGCAGTCATCACACACGGGCATGCCGACCACGCACGCTGGGGAATGAAAAAATACCTTTGTCACCATTTTACAAAACCAATTCTTTATCAGAGAATCGGATTGGATATTGAGTGTCAAAGCGCTGGCTATGGTGAGGTCATTATGCTAAACGGGGTAAAAGTATCACTCCACCCTGCTGGGCATATTATCGGTTCAGCACAGATAAGGTTGGAATACAAAGGATATGTTACCGTTATTTCCGGCGATTATAAAGTACAGGAAGACGGATTGAGCACTCCTTTCGAAGTGGTAAAATGCCATGAATTTGTTACAGAAAGTACTTTCGGGCTGCCCATTTATAACTGGCTGGAAGTTCCGGATCTCAATAAAAAACTTCAGTCCTGGGTATTGAAAAATAAAGAAAATTCAAAAACATCTGTATTTGTAGGGTATTCGTTGGGTAAAGCCCAGAGGATTATGAAAGCCGTTGAAGGAATGGGAAAAATTCATGTCCACTACTCGATTGGTAAGCTTAATAAAGCTTTTGAAGAAGTTGGAATTGTACTTCCTGATTATGAGGTTCCTGATTTCAGGGAAAGCATCAAACATGCTGATGGTGATATCGTGATTGTTCCCCCAGCTCTGCTGGACAGTAATGTCATCAAGAAAATTCCTGATGCAGCAACAGCGATTTGCTCTGGCTGGATGCAGGTTCGTGGTGCCAGAAGGTGGCGAAGTGCCGATGCCGGTTTTCCGATGAGCGATCATGCCGACTGGAAAGGATTGTTGCAAGCTATAAAAGCTACGGAAGCCGAAATTGTTCATGTCACACACGGACAGACCGAAGTTTTTTCAAAATACCTGAATGAAATTGGCATCAAGGCAGATGTTGTGCAGACCCAGTTTGGTGAAGATGAAGAAGACGCAGAAAAAGAAATCATTGAAAATCCTCAGCCATGA
- a CDS encoding chaperone modulator CbpM: MNERISREELVKIYNVEITFFDELVDVGLLKVETENEIRYLLYEDLPVFERFTNWHYDLEINLPGLEVIHNMLKKMEDLKKRNRDLMNKLSAISDQYEDI, encoded by the coding sequence ATGAATGAAAGAATATCGCGCGAAGAACTCGTAAAAATATACAATGTAGAAATCACTTTTTTTGATGAACTGGTGGATGTTGGGCTACTGAAGGTGGAAACAGAAAATGAAATCCGGTATTTACTCTATGAAGATCTGCCTGTTTTTGAAAGATTTACCAATTGGCATTATGATCTGGAAATCAACCTTCCCGGTTTGGAGGTGATTCATAATATGCTTAAAAAAATGGAGGATTTAAAAAAGAGAAATCGGGATCTGATGAATAAACTTTCTGCAATAAGTGACCAATATGAAGATATTTGA
- a CDS encoding J domain-containing protein: MAYIDYYKILGVDKSATQDDIKKAYRKLARKHHPDLNPGDKEAEKKFKELNEANEVLSNPENRAKYDKYGENWKHGEEYEKAQQQRQYQQQNYSGDGFSGADFGEGEDFSDFFQSMFGGTGGGFGKSSRGSSSGKFKGQDVHAELNLNLKDAAQTHPQTFEINGKKVRITIPAGVYDGQQIKLKGHGSPGFNGGPNGDLYITFNIPVHPDFERIGNDLKTKVSIDLYTAILGGDVKVNTLDGSVNLKVKPETQNGTTVRLKGKGFPMYKKEGQSGDLFVTYEVKLPTDLTDKQKELFEQLKNS; encoded by the coding sequence ATGGCGTATATAGATTACTATAAAATTTTAGGCGTAGATAAAAGCGCAACTCAGGATGACATCAAAAAAGCCTATCGGAAATTGGCCAGAAAACATCATCCTGACCTCAATCCCGGCGACAAAGAAGCTGAGAAAAAATTCAAAGAGCTGAATGAAGCTAATGAAGTGCTTAGTAATCCCGAAAACCGTGCGAAATATGACAAATACGGGGAAAACTGGAAGCATGGTGAAGAATATGAAAAAGCCCAGCAGCAAAGGCAGTACCAGCAGCAAAATTATAGTGGCGACGGATTTTCCGGTGCCGATTTTGGTGAAGGAGAAGATTTTTCAGACTTCTTCCAAAGTATGTTTGGTGGTACCGGAGGCGGTTTTGGGAAAAGCTCACGGGGAAGTTCTTCAGGGAAATTCAAAGGACAGGATGTGCATGCCGAATTGAATTTGAATTTAAAAGATGCCGCCCAGACCCATCCACAGACTTTTGAGATCAATGGTAAAAAGGTAAGAATAACGATTCCTGCCGGGGTATATGATGGCCAGCAGATCAAATTGAAAGGTCACGGAAGTCCTGGCTTTAACGGAGGTCCAAACGGAGATCTGTACATCACATTCAATATTCCGGTGCATCCTGATTTTGAAAGAATTGGAAATGATCTGAAAACGAAAGTTTCAATAGATCTGTATACTGCCATTTTAGGTGGCGATGTAAAAGTGAATACACTTGATGGAAGTGTCAATTTGAAAGTAAAACCTGAGACACAGAATGGAACAACGGTTAGACTGAAAGGAAAAGGTTTCCCAATGTATAAAAAAGAAGGCCAGTCCGGAGATCTTTTTGTGACATATGAAGTAAAACTGCCGACAGATCTTACAGACAAGCAGAAAGAACTTTTCGAACAACTTAAAAATTCATAA
- a CDS encoding dicarboxylate/amino acid:cation symporter, with translation MKEVLKNYSGIILLLLGIMAGSVIGITAPGVVEYIKPLGDIFLNLLFVSVVPLVFFAVSNSIASLEQQSKFGRIILVMSFTFLFFILTAAVFTICAVYVFPVSGVSGSSEMISEAASEDSWGNRIVSFFTVGEFTQLFSRQNMLALLIFAFMTGFAARKSGEKGQPFRVFIASGYEVMKELLLLIMKLAPIGLGAYFAYQVATLGPQLFGFYAKPLGLYYIAGIVYFFVFFSLYTFMANGQKGIKSFWTNAVYPTLTALSTCSSFATMPANLQAASKIGIPNSIANLVIPIGTTLHKNGSSMSSIIKIYVAFLIIGKDFFDPANLLLALGITVFVSIVAGGIPNGGYIGEMLMISVYKLPQEAIPAVMIIGTLVDPLATVLNAVGDIVAAMFVNRFVKV, from the coding sequence ATGAAAGAGGTACTAAAAAACTATTCAGGAATTATACTTTTACTTTTAGGAATTATGGCCGGAAGCGTCATAGGCATTACTGCTCCGGGTGTTGTGGAATATATTAAGCCCCTGGGAGATATTTTCCTGAACCTTCTTTTTGTGAGTGTGGTACCGTTGGTATTTTTTGCTGTTTCCAATTCCATTGCTTCCCTGGAACAGCAGTCTAAGTTTGGAAGGATCATCCTGGTGATGTCTTTTACTTTTCTGTTTTTTATATTGACAGCAGCTGTTTTTACCATCTGCGCAGTGTATGTATTTCCTGTTTCGGGAGTTTCCGGCAGTTCGGAAATGATTTCTGAAGCTGCCAGTGAAGACAGCTGGGGAAATAGGATTGTAAGTTTCTTTACGGTTGGAGAATTTACTCAACTGTTTTCAAGACAAAATATGCTGGCTCTTCTTATTTTTGCTTTTATGACAGGATTTGCGGCAAGAAAGTCCGGAGAAAAAGGCCAGCCGTTCAGAGTTTTTATTGCTTCGGGATATGAGGTAATGAAGGAGCTTCTTTTACTGATCATGAAACTGGCACCTATTGGTCTTGGGGCTTATTTCGCTTATCAGGTAGCTACTTTGGGGCCTCAGCTTTTTGGATTTTATGCTAAACCATTAGGACTTTATTATATTGCAGGAATTGTTTATTTCTTTGTATTTTTTTCTCTGTATACATTTATGGCCAACGGACAAAAGGGTATTAAAAGTTTCTGGACAAATGCCGTATATCCTACATTAACGGCTCTAAGTACCTGCAGCAGCTTTGCCACAATGCCGGCAAATCTCCAGGCCGCCTCGAAAATTGGCATTCCTAATTCAATTGCCAATCTGGTAATCCCTATCGGCACAACCCTGCATAAGAACGGGTCTTCGATGTCTTCCATTATTAAAATATACGTCGCGTTTCTGATCATTGGAAAAGATTTTTTTGATCCGGCTAATTTGCTGCTGGCTTTAGGAATTACTGTTTTTGTAAGTATTGTTGCTGGTGGAATTCCCAATGGCGGATATATTGGTGAAATGCTGATGATTTCGGTCTATAAATTACCACAGGAAGCTATTCCGGCAGTGATGATTATCGGAACGCTGGTAGATCCTTTGGCCACTGTTCTGAATGCTGTAGGTGATATTGTAGCCGCGATGTTTGTGAATAGGTTTGTGAAGGTCTGA
- a CDS encoding RagB/SusD family nutrient uptake outer membrane protein, whose protein sequence is MKKNIIKISLAALTVFVSLTSCERNLDQISSINEDQDQAMTRAESFRQAMDGAYTALKGGGYYSGDTGSQLIMGDLTTDNLVRTASGRNTNFAASNFEFSSDNSQTTGLYNAAYLAISRTNFVLKYINNGVLSGTQKTNIEAEARALRAIVHFDIVRAYSQIPTQSAGAKTSIGIYYSETYSPLNNTSSRNLTVEQVYDKIIADLLFSADNITQNDADKGRLSKAAIYGLLSRVNLYKGDYANTIKYGELALGLSPSVTQRSNFYAIWKEKEGNVNDGVLFQVSNAAAEQNTVGAAYNQAVPSLRSEFVVDYDLYTAYTDNDVRKSAYFTTSIYSKQKYNHVTKYAGNGGPSNIVPIKYLRSAEVLLNIAEAYYRSGDQASALTLLNKLRVERYTTFTPGTEAGQLLLDAILKERRLELAFENDRWYTLKRLGLPVQRSGKGDLFDGTGSPAVKQTLDAGNTKWQWPIPITAIQANPNIKQNENY, encoded by the coding sequence ATGAAAAAGAATATAATAAAAATAAGTTTAGCAGCGTTGACGGTCTTTGTTTCGTTGACGTCTTGTGAAAGAAATTTAGATCAGATATCATCCATTAATGAAGATCAGGATCAGGCAATGACCAGAGCCGAATCATTCAGACAGGCTATGGATGGTGCCTATACAGCTCTTAAAGGAGGTGGATATTATAGTGGAGATACAGGGAGTCAACTTATTATGGGAGATCTTACTACCGATAATTTAGTTCGTACTGCTTCGGGAAGGAATACCAACTTTGCCGCATCAAACTTCGAATTTTCTTCAGATAACTCACAGACAACAGGATTGTATAATGCAGCATATCTTGCGATCAGCAGAACCAATTTTGTTTTGAAATACATCAATAATGGGGTATTATCTGGGACACAAAAAACAAATATAGAAGCAGAAGCAAGAGCGCTTAGAGCAATTGTTCATTTTGACATTGTAAGAGCCTATTCTCAGATCCCTACACAATCTGCAGGAGCAAAGACTTCTATCGGGATTTATTATTCAGAAACATACTCTCCTTTAAATAATACATCATCCCGAAACCTGACCGTTGAACAGGTATATGATAAAATTATAGCAGACCTTTTATTTTCAGCTGATAATATTACACAGAATGATGCTGACAAAGGAAGATTAAGTAAAGCTGCTATCTACGGGTTATTATCAAGAGTTAATCTTTATAAAGGTGATTACGCTAATACAATCAAGTATGGGGAATTAGCATTGGGACTTTCACCGAGTGTTACTCAAAGATCTAACTTTTATGCTATTTGGAAAGAAAAAGAAGGTAATGTTAATGACGGTGTTCTATTTCAGGTATCAAATGCTGCTGCAGAACAGAATACAGTTGGGGCAGCCTACAACCAGGCAGTTCCTAGTTTAAGATCAGAATTTGTAGTAGATTATGATCTATATACAGCATATACTGATAATGATGTTAGAAAGTCTGCTTACTTCACTACGAGCATATACAGTAAGCAAAAATACAATCACGTAACAAAATATGCAGGTAATGGTGGACCATCTAATATTGTACCGATTAAATATCTGAGATCGGCTGAAGTATTGTTAAACATCGCTGAGGCATATTACAGATCAGGTGATCAAGCTTCAGCTCTTACTTTGTTAAATAAATTAAGAGTTGAAAGATACACAACATTTACTCCTGGAACAGAAGCAGGACAGCTTCTTTTAGACGCTATCTTAAAAGAAAGAAGATTGGAGCTTGCCTTTGAAAATGACAGATGGTATACATTGAAGAGATTAGGTCTTCCGGTTCAGAGATCAGGCAAAGGAGATCTTTTTGACGGCACAGGATCACCAGCTGTTAAGCAAACTCTTGATGCTGGAAATACCAAATGGCAATGGCCAATTCCTATCACTGCTATTCAGGCAAACCCGAATATTAAGCAGAATGAAAACTATTAA
- a CDS encoding SusC/RagA family TonB-linked outer membrane protein, whose translation MNVRLHVLSAGALFFLGQAAFAQKTKNDSVLKENKIEEVIVTGYQKKKADEITQAQAVVGGDEIRRNSPTTSIGNSLQGRASGVFVQSSTGQPGAAATIQVRGIAGVGGSSEPTYVVNGMYMTARQFSAINPADVESISILKDAAATAQYGARGANGVVVVTTKAGKAGKTHYSFETKFGFSERLKDNNYTMMNSRELMGFQNQLGYLGFKPRSQEEMDRLAAFDHNWQKDLLKPSSIQSYLFSAQGGSKESTFYYSLGYDSDNGIIRDIDGLKRYTGNFGFTNKLSEKLNVGINLGVQYQVTQNFRDRNNTQNPFGAMYKYAPYEPIYNPDGSYNQTMRAGSNVVEQIRNYTLEDQRLRIPVTLFAEYKIIDGLKFKTNFNGLYDWYLGTQWLRKGSNLDLTVNGVPTGSLNKNSFYTFNYTWNNSVNYKKSFGSHNFDFLGFIEYNDNFNETVNGGAYGLKSPVLSVPSITTPSDRNTFTGVKTRNTLFSLAGMINYDYQGKYLVTGSLRRDASSRFGANNQSGVFWSASAAWNIAKEDFMNGGFINDLKLRGSYGTTGNDGTLPDYYNVTNISYGLYGSNGALYPGTSSQGNYIIGNTNLKWESNAITNLGVDFTMWNRRIRGSVEVYQNKRKDFVQLVPLDKQEGGLYQYINAGDMSQKGLEVELSVDVLKKKDFQWNLHANISFQKSTLDRLADGQTERNLGYTYLKVGESPYVFYNVRFAGVDPNNGDALYYDKAGNITNVYSASNAVPLTDKSPFPKSFGGFGTTFQYKGLDFSADFAFKLGGYTYNNMYAAAVDPTLAVAGRNMAQSAANVWQNPGDTGVFQKVDSNGMRDSDQWIEKSDYLRLRSLTLGYTFDKEFLGEGSPINKLRAYVQGQNLFTVTKFHGEPEVSLGSADSTSMFVPGSYNLYTYPAIRTILVGLQLEF comes from the coding sequence ATGAATGTGAGATTGCATGTATTAAGTGCCGGAGCTCTGTTTTTTTTAGGACAAGCTGCCTTTGCACAAAAAACTAAGAACGATTCTGTTCTGAAGGAAAATAAGATCGAAGAAGTGATCGTTACCGGATACCAGAAGAAGAAAGCAGATGAAATCACTCAGGCCCAGGCCGTTGTAGGAGGAGATGAAATCAGAAGGAACTCTCCTACCACCTCTATCGGAAACTCTTTACAAGGTAGAGCTTCAGGGGTATTTGTACAAAGTAGCACAGGACAGCCGGGTGCTGCCGCTACAATTCAGGTTCGAGGGATCGCTGGTGTTGGAGGGTCTTCAGAACCTACTTATGTGGTGAACGGGATGTATATGACTGCAAGGCAGTTTAGTGCAATCAATCCTGCGGATGTAGAATCTATTTCAATTCTTAAAGATGCTGCTGCTACAGCGCAGTATGGAGCAAGAGGAGCAAATGGTGTAGTTGTGGTAACTACAAAAGCTGGAAAAGCTGGAAAAACTCATTACTCATTTGAAACTAAATTTGGTTTCAGTGAAAGGTTGAAGGACAATAACTACACTATGATGAACTCAAGAGAGTTGATGGGTTTCCAAAATCAATTGGGATATCTTGGTTTTAAGCCTAGATCTCAGGAGGAAATGGACCGACTTGCTGCTTTTGATCATAATTGGCAAAAAGATTTGTTAAAACCTTCAAGCATCCAGTCTTACTTATTTAGTGCACAGGGAGGATCCAAAGAAAGCACTTTTTATTACTCATTAGGATATGATTCTGATAACGGAATTATTAGAGATATAGACGGACTTAAAAGATATACCGGTAACTTCGGATTTACAAATAAATTAAGTGAAAAGCTGAACGTAGGAATTAACCTTGGAGTTCAGTATCAGGTTACTCAGAATTTCAGAGACAGAAATAATACACAGAATCCTTTTGGAGCAATGTATAAATATGCTCCTTATGAGCCTATCTATAACCCGGATGGAAGTTATAACCAGACCATGAGAGCTGGTTCAAACGTTGTAGAGCAAATTCGTAATTATACTCTGGAGGATCAGAGATTGAGAATTCCGGTAACTTTATTTGCTGAATATAAAATCATTGATGGTCTGAAATTTAAAACCAATTTCAATGGGCTTTATGACTGGTATTTAGGAACTCAATGGCTGAGAAAAGGTTCAAACCTTGATTTAACAGTAAACGGGGTTCCTACAGGTTCATTGAATAAAAATTCATTCTATACATTTAACTACACATGGAATAACTCCGTTAATTATAAAAAATCATTCGGAAGCCACAACTTTGATTTCTTAGGATTTATCGAGTATAATGATAACTTCAATGAAACAGTGAACGGAGGTGCTTATGGATTGAAATCACCTGTACTTAGTGTTCCTTCCATTACTACCCCTTCAGACAGAAATACATTTACCGGAGTTAAAACAAGAAATACCCTATTCAGTTTAGCAGGGATGATCAATTATGACTATCAAGGTAAGTATTTGGTAACAGGATCATTGAGAAGAGATGCTTCATCAAGATTTGGGGCCAATAATCAAAGCGGAGTATTCTGGTCTGCAAGTGCAGCTTGGAATATCGCGAAGGAAGACTTTATGAATGGTGGCTTTATCAATGATTTGAAACTTAGAGGGTCATACGGTACAACAGGTAATGATGGCACATTGCCTGATTATTACAATGTAACCAATATCAGTTATGGTTTATACGGTTCTAATGGAGCTTTATACCCTGGGACATCTTCACAAGGAAACTATATTATTGGTAATACAAACCTTAAATGGGAATCTAATGCAATTACCAACTTAGGGGTTGATTTCACCATGTGGAACAGAAGAATCCGTGGATCTGTAGAAGTATACCAGAATAAGAGAAAAGACTTTGTGCAGCTTGTACCTTTGGATAAACAAGAAGGAGGCCTTTACCAATATATTAATGCAGGTGATATGTCCCAAAAAGGACTTGAAGTTGAGCTTAGTGTAGATGTTCTTAAAAAGAAAGATTTCCAGTGGAATTTACATGCTAACATCTCTTTCCAGAAATCAACTCTTGACAGATTAGCAGATGGACAGACTGAAAGAAACTTAGGGTATACTTATCTTAAAGTAGGTGAATCTCCATATGTATTCTACAATGTTAGGTTTGCAGGAGTAGATCCAAATAATGGAGATGCGTTATACTATGATAAAGCGGGGAACATTACTAATGTTTATAGTGCATCAAATGCAGTTCCTCTTACGGACAAATCACCTTTCCCAAAAAGCTTTGGTGGATTCGGAACTACTTTTCAGTATAAAGGACTTGATTTCAGCGCCGACTTTGCATTCAAGTTAGGAGGATATACTTATAACAATATGTACGCAGCGGCTGTTGACCCAACTCTTGCTGTTGCCGGCAGAAATATGGCACAATCTGCGGCTAATGTTTGGCAAAATCCAGGTGATACAGGAGTATTCCAGAAAGTGGATTCAAACGGGATGCGTGATTCAGACCAATGGATTGAAAAATCAGATTATTTAAGATTAAGATCACTGACATTAGGATATACGTTTGATAAAGAATTCCTTGGAGAAGGATCACCAATCAATAAGCTTAGAGCATATGTACAGGGGCAGAATTTATTTACGGTAACTAAATTCCACGGAGAACCTGAAGTTTCATTAGGATCTGCAGATTCTACTTCAATGTTTGTTCCGGGATCATACAATCTTTATACTTACCCTGCTATAAGAACAATCTTGGTAGGATTGCAATTAGAATTTTAA
- a CDS encoding DUF779 domain-containing protein, producing the protein METKISRLSATEKALDIIYELEDKYGALMFYQAGGCCEGTQPQCFEKGGFFPRMNDAMIGTINGHEFWIDRDLFEYWKYSHFTLDVVDGFGPGGFSLETPLGKTFKIHYKLFTPEEYTNLEPVKRSE; encoded by the coding sequence ATGGAAACTAAAATATCAAGATTATCCGCTACAGAAAAAGCATTAGATATCATTTATGAGCTCGAAGATAAATACGGAGCCCTGATGTTTTACCAGGCTGGAGGATGCTGTGAAGGTACCCAGCCACAATGTTTTGAGAAAGGAGGATTCTTTCCCAGAATGAATGATGCCATGATAGGAACCATTAACGGCCATGAATTCTGGATAGACCGTGACTTATTTGAATATTGGAAGTATTCCCATTTTACATTGGATGTTGTAGACGGTTTCGGTCCGGGTGGGTTTTCATTGGAAACACCGTTGGGAAAAACATTTAAAATTCATTATAAACTTTTTACCCCTGAAGAATATACAAACTTAGAACCAGTAAAACGTAGCGAATAA